The DNA sequence AGAAGGCCATAACCAAGGGTTTAAGAACAAGGCCTGAAAGTTATTCAATACAAACTTTCCGTTTTCGAGAATTTCATATCCAACTGGGTTCTGCATCCACGAATGGGTGGCTATAATTAAAAATCCGCTTGCCCACGAACCAATGCAAATCAGTAATCCGGTGACAAAATGCCACTTATGCCCAAGGAGTTTTTCTCCGAATAAAAACAAACCTAAAAAAGAGGATTCTAAGAAAAAGGAAAACATTCCTTCCATAGCCAGAGTCTGACCGATAATTCCCCCTGTTAATTCGGAGAATTTAGCCCAGTTGGTTCCAAATTGAAACTCCATCGGGATTCCGGTAACCACACCCATTGCAAAATTTAAGGCGAAGATTCTCATCCAAAAATGGGTGGCGTGATTGTATTGTTCGTTTTGGGTTTTTAAATATTTCCATTTGAAATAAACAATGATCAGCGAAAGACCCATTGTAAGTTGCGGAAAAAGATAGTGAAAGGTAATTGTGAAAGCGAATTGCATTCGGTCATAAAAAAGCATTTCTTCCATGAGTGGTAATTTAATTATGAAGTCCCACAAATTTACCTATTAAAACCCGAAATCAGGGGCTTAAAAAAAAGTTTATCGTTTGATATTTAGTAAACTTTTTGGTACTTTTAGAGGGCTTACTTTTTTTAAACCATATGAGTGATGTAAGTTCATTTTAACGTTATGCTTTAACTTAATATACTTACATCATTTGTTTTTTTAAACCATATAAGTGATGTAAGTTCATTTTAACGTTGTGCTTTCACTTAATATTTACTTACTTCATTTGTTTTTTTAACCATATAAGTAATGTAAGTTCATTTTAGCGTTATGCTTTCACTTAATATTTACTTACATCATTTGTTTTTTTAACCATATAAGTGATGTAAGTTCATTTTAACGTTATGCTTTAACTTAATATTTACTTACATCATTTGTTTTTTTTAAACCATATAAGTGATGTAAGTTCATTTTAGCGTTATGCTTTCACTTAATATTTATTTACATCATTTGTTTTTTTAACCATATAAGTGATGTAAGTTCATTTTAGCGTTATGCTTTCACTTAATATTTACTTACATCACTTATATGGTGAAAATATTCTCGTTACTCCTCCTTTAAAATTCCTTTTGCAACACTTTCGTTTATTAATCCTTCTGCGAAGTTCCATAAAGTGGCGGAACCTTCTTTTATGACGCTCTTTTTTTCATAAACCGTTTTGTATTTTACGCCGTATTCTTTCCAGGTTCCTCCGTTGTTTGACGTATTTTGCAATAAGGGTTCTAGTCGGTCCATTGACTTTGCAAACTTGGCTTCATTGGTTTCTCCCGCTTCAAATTCTTCCCAGATGGTAATTAATTCATCGGCCTGTTTTTGGGGGAGTAAACCAAAAATGCGATTCGCTGCCAAACGTTCAGCCACCGTATTATCATGATTGAGTTGTGTGTCATAAAGAAAAATATCTCCAGCATCGATTTCTACAATATCATGTATCAAAACCATTTTTACCACTTTCAAAACATCGATTGGCTCATTGGAATGTTCTGCCAGAACTAGCGCCATCAAAGCCAAATGCCAGCTATGCTCCGCATCGTTTTCATTTCGATCACTATTAAACAGCTTCGTTTTTCGCTGAATGTATTTTACTTTATCAATCTCTTTTATAAAAGCAATCTGATTTAACAAGTCTTCTGTGTTCATAATATCTATTTTTCGTAGTGCTGTAAATTTACAAAATGCGACACCGTTAATCAAATTACATTCTTTTGATTTTAAAGCTTTAGCAGATTTATTTTTTTTCGTATTTCCACAAAAAACAAATTTCTGTAACATTAGTCACTTATTTTCCAAAAAAACAAAGTTACCTTTGTGCCACATTATTTTAGATTGCATATCATGAAAATAGAACAAATTTACACCGGATGTTTAGCACAAGGTGCCTACTATATCACTTCAAATGGCGAAGCGGCCATTATTGATCCGCTTAGAGAAATTCAGCCTTATTTAGATCGTTTGGAACGCGATGGAGTAAAACTGAAATATATTTTTGAAACTCATTTTCATGCTGATTTTGTTTCGGGTCACGTTGACTTAAGCAAAGAAACCCAAGCTCCTATTGTTTACGGACCAAATGCGGTATGTGAATTTGATTGCATTTCAGCAAAAGACGGACAAGAATTTAAAATCGGAACTACTACTATAAAAGTGTTGCATACTCCGGGTCATACGATGGAAAGCACCACGTATTTGTTAATTGATGAAAACGGAAAAGACCATGCTATTTTCTCGGGAGATACTTTATTTATCGGAGATGTCGGGCGACCGGATTTAGCACAAAAAGCGGCTGGAATGACACAGGATCAATTGGCTGGAATTTTGTTTCATTCGCTAAGAGATAAAATCATGACGCTGGCAGATGATGTTATTGTATATCCTGCACATGGCGCCGGAAGTGCTTGTGGTAAAAACATGAGTAAAGAAACTGTTTCTACGATTGGAAATCAAAAAGCAACCAATTATGCTTTGCGCGCCAATATGACGGAAACAGAATTCATTACTGAGGTAACGGATGGATTATTGCCTCCACCCGCCTATTTTAGTATGAATGTTGCTATGAATAAAAATGGCTACGAAAGCTTTGAATCTGTTTTGAATAACGGAATGAAAGCAATAAACTCAAAAGAATTTGAGGCTGTTGCCGAAGAAACCGGGGCTTTAATTCTGGACACCAGAAGTGCTGCTGATTTCAGCAAAGGATTTATTCCACAGTCTATTAATATCGGAATCAATGGTGATTTTGCTCCGTGGGTTGGAACTTTAATAGCCAATGTAAAACAACCTATAATATTGGTTACCGAAAAAGGATTAGAAGAAGAAACCGTAACCCGTTTAAGCCGTGTTGGTTTTGATACTATTATTGGTCATCTGGAAGGTAGTTTTGAAGCCTGGCAAAATGCCGGTTTCGAAATAGATACTGTGAACCGAATTACCGCTGCACAATTTGCAAGCGAGTTTAAAATTGCGGAAGACAAAGTAATCGACATCCGTAAAGAAACAGAATATGCTGCTGAACATATTGAAGACGCTTACAGCAAACCACTAGCTTATATTAATGACTGGGTAAAAGACATTAATCCGAATGAGCATTTTTACCTGCATTGTGCCGGAGGTTATCGCAGTATGATTGCGGCTTCGATTTTGCAGGCACGTGGTTTTAGAAACTTTTCCGAAGTTGAAGGTGGTTTTGGAGCAATTTCTAAAACTGA is a window from the Flavobacterium cupriresistens genome containing:
- a CDS encoding HD domain-containing protein, which gives rise to MNTEDLLNQIAFIKEIDKVKYIQRKTKLFNSDRNENDAEHSWHLALMALVLAEHSNEPIDVLKVVKMVLIHDIVEIDAGDIFLYDTQLNHDNTVAERLAANRIFGLLPQKQADELITIWEEFEAGETNEAKFAKSMDRLEPLLQNTSNNGGTWKEYGVKYKTVYEKKSVIKEGSATLWNFAEGLINESVAKGILKEE
- a CDS encoding MBL fold metallo-hydrolase; translation: MKIEQIYTGCLAQGAYYITSNGEAAIIDPLREIQPYLDRLERDGVKLKYIFETHFHADFVSGHVDLSKETQAPIVYGPNAVCEFDCISAKDGQEFKIGTTTIKVLHTPGHTMESTTYLLIDENGKDHAIFSGDTLFIGDVGRPDLAQKAAGMTQDQLAGILFHSLRDKIMTLADDVIVYPAHGAGSACGKNMSKETVSTIGNQKATNYALRANMTETEFITEVTDGLLPPPAYFSMNVAMNKNGYESFESVLNNGMKAINSKEFEAVAEETGALILDTRSAADFSKGFIPQSINIGINGDFAPWVGTLIANVKQPIILVTEKGLEEETVTRLSRVGFDTIIGHLEGSFEAWQNAGFEIDTVNRITAAQFASEFKIAEDKVIDIRKETEYAAEHIEDAYSKPLAYINDWVKDINPNEHFYLHCAGGYRSMIAASILQARGFRNFSEVEGGFGAISKTEIPKSDFICQSKVL